GCGACGTCGTGCGCGAAACCGGCCGGCCGCGTTCCCCCGCCGAGCACCTGATCGATCTCCGGCCTCGTGCGGATGCCCGAGGGCCATGGGACCGGAACCCTCAGCGCGATCCACTTCACGAGCGTGCGGTTCACGAGAGTGTCGACGCGGCTGACCTTGAGCTCGCCGAGGGCGACGCGCGTGGAGTCGATCATGTGGCAGACCATTTGATGCGGGGACATGCGCCCCCAGCGGCCCGCACTGTCGGCGCGCAGGGAATGCAGGCGCCGGAGCACCTCGGCTCGATCGCATTCGGAGGATAGAGTCCGGGACATTCCCTTCTTCTTATCACGGCGGTGGGGATCCGGCAGGAGTGAATCCACGACCCCGAACCGGCCGTGATCAGCCCTGCTCCCCCGCCATGGCGCTCTCGCCCCGGGATGGACGCAATCCCTCGATCCAACGCCGCACCAGATCGATCGCCTCTTCGTCGCGGATCACCGTTCCGAGCGGCGGCATTTGAGAGGAGGGACGCCGGGACTTCATGCGGTGGACCAAGGCGCTGCGGTCCGGCGCGCCCGGGGCGACGATGAAGGAGCTGTCCGGCGTGTGACCGGGTACGACGAACCGTCCGTGACTCGCGACGGCCGTCACGGCCGCGGGCTCGGGGGACTCGCGCGCGCCGGCCTCGTCATGCAGGAGCGAGAGCCCGAGCCGGGCGAGCGGACCGCGCGTGTTGTGGCAGCCGCCGCAATTGGCCGAGAGGTATCCCACCGCGGCCCGGGCCACCGGATCAGATTCGCGGATGCGAGGCGGCCGTCGCGCCAGGTCGGGACGTGGCGGCGAGAGGCGCCCTTCCTCCACCAGCGTGCGCAACGTGATCCCGCCCTCCGGGACCGGCGCCGCGTGCGGCGCGAGCGGGTCCCGGTCGTCCGAGAGCTGGAGCGCCGTGAAGCCGAGCACGGCGGTGGGGGCGGAACGGTGACACGAGTGGCAGTCCTCGACGCCCGGAATGGAATGACGCTTCCCGGGAGCG
This window of the Candidatus Eisenbacteria bacterium genome carries:
- a CDS encoding DUF1569 domain-containing protein codes for the protein MSPHQMVCHMIDSTRVALGELKVSRVDTLVNRTLVKWIALRVPVPWPSGIRTRPEIDQVLGGGTRPAGFAHDVARLEELTNRFAGERDFTGRAHPIFGAMSREEWHRWGYLHLDHHLRQFGV